A stretch of Girardinichthys multiradiatus isolate DD_20200921_A chromosome 20, DD_fGirMul_XY1, whole genome shotgun sequence DNA encodes these proteins:
- the LOC124856717 gene encoding rootletin-like isoform X4 has product MSAEENSDSDSNKLETVIQRLEESVLSEEKRLTVRGPSPDAPPTCLPARVREIVTKNLNDSTGAMSSVMSLQEENRVLQGELARLEDLLAHSRADRDELAIKYGAISERLEQALWFETGEGDHDSPESRSFAQQNVDLRRRLDEEQAAYKRKLTAYQEGQQRQAQLVQKLQVKVLQYKKKCGDLEQMLQEKSSELEKRSMSSNSETSNGRHQDEASSNLEDALIRLEEEQQRSSSLSAVNAMLREQLEQAGLANEALSQDIRRLTVDWTKAREELEQKESDWRREEESFHGYFSSEHSRMLKLWRQVVGFRRHVCEIKAATERDLSDMRSELARMSHSARVSCSGLSTSVDSRVAGEKALRVQLEQQLRERVVEMINLQSRTDAEKSELNVRLSDVVRECGRLKGQIVERDNEISMLMKKLEEQSCSDETDTQLIRAHSEILLDTLRDIAQTVLSDGESSSEADQDSLAAPLLALIRDSSPRRSSSSLKLAALPEASLLSSLPDAALSALRSAVTNKTLQLQDVRGRLLSAQSSVQQLRKQLSECDVARRDSEQRNQVLQRERDAAQRERETTQKEKDHLKQDRDLLASEKAKLEKSVQAAESSSQIVLMECEKLQLAVLGAQRERDHERDEKEAAVQERDRAKAETQRIQKQWDLSESRASAQRGELSAARETHQQGEVERQLMEREKAQLSEALARAESSNTELSLQLNKLLSEDAALRDSVAKMGSMNEDLAQDKVDLNNYILQLEEEKSLRLAQKRQAEQEKLTIRDELVRLEQDRLELESGRILLQQALQDAEQSRAGMETELQSLRAERLKLQERVGLLCAEVASLGSELSLAQGEAQKNEVASEEAGRGRAELARDKAALVVQLTASERENSVLSEELAAFRSERESLETSLFEAHQQVAQVESRRDQLETENQTLRVRCETAIAELKRARSDGENTLAQAEREKQTLTQALNAAQLEAQQALRKAVSEHQEDVERLISEKEVVRHSLQMEHEAALRRFRQEMDDQQHRAKRDREDLQEELRSLQHDRDQCLLQAETEKQQALSLKEVEKAVWSDRVSSLQAELSAAALEAERMAREAAHHKEQEQIRVGALTGEMLELRSQLDEATSAHERELNGLQELCSDLRSRADVALKELEQCRASLSAAEESRDQVRRDLLEADCRLSQTQEASESYRREMMELRRNLSDVTKERDALSQSNTQLRGTVRSSETERISVKRQCEEKEQRLAVLEENLSSSQKEVTELRSCLREVERSRLEARRELQELRRQLKVLDVEKEQKGREVAELQTRLVLEEQRDEERGKDVFSLKQKLTEAETTRDSIRKELSLTQRCLMESESGWRSCERDLTAQLQEARGCEKKLQDEVKNLSLRAQAAHDAAAQSGLQLSEAQGRLSATEAELTRAEAARRDLEFRLNNLQSALTRTLGIGASGRGCRGRSPGGSSTSPGSMSRHHSISPLRSSLSPPKAEFRGSTPDNTLGSGAVSPERCDTPLPQSELDPDSLRSGLRDFLQELRDTQREKDDARCQLGVLQRELEELKGERGSAQSRFSQLQSTFQEIQEVKRGLDERLTTTQILLQQQEEAVRRGDRERRALSDRVMELERSLQASETDKKHTQDQLNKQRAAEARVEAERKRLREALEAAEARATRVELGRRSLEGELQRLKLSLGDREGESQASQQRHDTLMKQVAEGEAHVSQLQREVDRLSQTVLKGQEVESALKEKATSLNQTLQEVTASYTSTQSRLVTLQKTLSSAEQDKRLLQERLDEVRAALADGKRNMVTLTERVQNLQSDLSQSELRREELEVELSSTQETLRQHSASLVEAQRSAQLAQTERAVVEERLRALQRAVALLETEKKDAERQTVRLEKDKNALRNTLDKVERQKLKSEEGSMRLSAEKGRLDRSLNTAEQELQEAQQQILMLQTQLAEMEHSHSLCESLVQQRDEVQREAERMRSSLRDAERTLGTRERAHRHRVKGLEEQVSTLKEQLQQEMKRRQPSLPPSLLSN; this is encoded by the exons ATGAGCGCTGAGGAAAACTCAGACTCTGACTCCAACAAGCTGGAGACTGTGATACAG CGGCTGGAGGAGAGCGTCCTGTCTGAGGAGAAGAGGCTGACCGTCCGGGGCCCCTCACCTGATGCCCCCCCTACATGTCTGCCAGCGAGAGTGCGAGAGATAGTCACAAAGAACCTCAACGATAGCA CAGGAGCCATGTCCTCCGTCATGTCCCTTCAGGAGGAGAACCGGGTACTGCAGGGAGAGCTGGCCAGGCTGGAGGACCTGCTGGCCCACAGCAGAGCTGACCGGGACGAGCTTGCCATCAAGTATGGGGCCATCAGCGAGAGG TTGGAGCAGGCCTTGTGGTTTGAAACTGGGGAGGGAGACCATGACTCACCCGAGTCCCGCAGCTTTGCTCAGCAGAACGTGGATCTACGGCGACGGCTGGACGAGGAACAAGCGGCCTATAAGCGTAAACTCACCGCCTACCAGGAGGGACAGCAAAGGCAGGCCCAACTTGTGCAGAAGCTGCAGGTGAAG gtgcttcagtaCAAAAAGAAATGTGGAGATCTAGAGCAGATGCTTCAGGAGAAGTCCTCCGAGTTGGAGAAACGCAGTATGAGT AGCAACAGCGAAACATCAAATGGTCGGCATCAGGATGAAGCGAGCAGCAACCTGGAGGACGCTTTAATCCGGCTGGAGGAAGAACAGCAGAG GAGCAGCAGCTTGTCCGCCGTGAACGCGATGCTGAGGGAGCAGTTGGAGCAGGCGGGTTTGGCCAACGAGGCGCTCAGCCAGGACATCCGCCGGCTCACTGTTGACTGGACCAAAGCCAGAGAGGAGCTGGAACAGAAGGAGTCGGACtggaggagagaagaggag TCTTTCCACGGCTACTTCAGCAGCGAGCACAGCCGGATGCTGAAGCTGTGGAGACAAGTGGTAGGCTTCAGAAGACACGTCTGCGAGATAAAGGCTGCCACTGAAAG GGACTTGTCAGACATGCGTTCTGAGCTGGCCCGGATGTCCCACTCTGCTCGGGTGTCCTGCTCTGGCTTGTCCACATCAGTGGACAGTCGGGTGGCGGGAGAAAAGGCTCTGAGGGTTCAGCTGGAGCAGCAGCTGAGGGAGCGAGTGGTGGAGATGATAAACCTTCAGAGCAGAACTGATGCAGAGAAAAGTGAGCTCAACGTCAG GTTGTCTGATGTAGTGCGAGAATGTGGGAGACTAAAGGGCCAAATTGTGGAGAGAGACAATGAAATCTCCATGCTGATGAAGAAGCTTGAG GAGCAGAGTTGCAGTGATGAGACTGACACGCAGCTGATAAGAGCTCACTCTGAGATACTGCTGGACACTCTGCGAGACATCGCTCAG ACAGTGCTGTCAGACGGGGAGTCGTCGTCAGAAGCCGATCAGGATAGCTTGGCGGCTCCACTCCTGGCGCTGATCCGTGACTCGTCTCCTCGACGTTCCTCCTCTTCATTAAAGCTGGCAGCACTTCCTGAAGCCTCCCTGCTGTCTTCTTTGCCTGACGCAGCTCTGTCGGCTCTCCGCTCGGCCGTCACAAACAAGACGCTTCAGCTGCAG GACGTCCGAGGTCGTCTGCTGTCTGCCCAGTCCTCTGTGCAACAGCTTCGAAAGCAGCTTTCAGAATGTGATGTGGCTAGACGAGACTCAGAGCAGCGAAACCAGGTGCTGCAGCGAGAAAGGGACGCAGctcagagagagagggagaccaCCCAGAAAGAGAAGGACCACCTGAAGCAGGACAGGGACCTGCTGGCTAG TGAGAAGGCAAAGCTGGAGAAGAGTGTCCAGGCAGCGGAGAGCAGTAGCCAGATTGTGCTGATGGAGTGTGAGAAGCTTCAGTTGGCTGTGTTGGGTGCTCAGCGAGAACGAGACCATGAGAGAGATGAGAAGGAGGCTGCTGTTCAGGAGAGAGACCGGGCCAAAGCTGAGACTCAGAGGAT ACAGAAGCAGTGGGACCTGAGTGAGAGTCGAGCCTCGGCTCAGCGTGGGGAGCTGTCTGCAGCGAGGGAGACCCACCAGCAGGGGGAGGTTGAGCGACAGCTTATGGAGCGGGAGAAGGCTCAACTGTCTGAAGCACTGGCTCGG GCTGAGAGCAGCAACACAGAGCTGTCTCTGCAGCTCAACAAGCTGCTATCTGAGGATGCAGCTCTCAGGGACTCTGTGGCAAAGATGGGCAGTATGAATGAGGATCTGGCCCAGGACAAAGTGGACCTCAACAACTACATCCTACAG CTCGAGGAGGAGAAGTCCCTCCGGCTGGCTCAGAAGCGGCAGGCGGAGCAGGAGAAGCTGACCATCAGGGATGAGCTGGTCCGTCTGGAGCAGGACCGGTTGGAGCTGGAGTCTGGCCGCATCTTGCTGCAGCAGGCTCTGCAGGACGCCGAGCAGAGCCGGGCGGGGATGGAgacagagctgcagagtctcAGAGCTGAGAGGCTCAAACTGCAGGAGAGGGTTGGCCTG CTTTGTGCCGAGGTGGCCTCTCTGGGCTCAGAGCTGAGTCTGGCTCAAGGGGAGGCCCAGAAGAACGAGGTGGCATCAGAGGAGGCTGGCCGCGGTCGAGCAGAGCTGGCCCGGGACAAAGCAGCTCTGGTGGTCCAGCTGACAGCATCTGAAAGAGAAAACTCTGTGCTCTCGGAGGAACTGGCTGCTTTCAG GTCTGAGCGGGAATCCCTGGAGACCAGTCTGTTTGAGGCGCACCAGCAGGTGGCGCAAGTTGAATCCCGCAGAGATCAGCTGGAGACGGAGAACCAAACCCTGAGAGTCCGCTGTGAAACTGCTATAG CTGAGCTGAAGCGAGCACGCTCAGATGGTGAGAACACCTTGGCCCAGGctgagagagagaaacagactCTAACTCAGGCCCTAAATGCTGCACAGCTGGAGGCTCAGCAGGCTTTACGCAAGGCCGTCTCCGAACATCAGGAGGACGTGGAGAGGTTGATTTCAGAGAAG GAAGTTGTGCGTCACAGCCTGCAGATGGAGCATGAAGCTGCTCTCAGGAGGTTCAGGCAGGAGATGGACGATCAACAGCACAGAgcaaagagagacagagaggacCTGCAGGAGGAGCTGAGGTCTTTGCAGCATGACCGAGATCAGTGTTTGCTGCAGGCTGAgactgagaaacagcag GCCCTTTCTCTGAAGGAGGTGGAGAAGGCGGTGTGGTCTGACAGGGTGTCCAGTCTGCAGGCTGAGCTGTCAGCTGCAGCTCTGGAGGCTGAGCGGATGGCCAGAGAAGCAGCTCATCACAAAGAGCAGGAGCAG atcagAGTTGGAGCTCTGACCGGAGAGATGCTGGAGCTCCGCTCTCAGCTGGACGAGGCGACGTCGGCCCATGAAAGAGAACTCAATGGCCTGCAAGAACTCTGCAGTGATCTGCGCTCGCGAGCCGACGTGGCTCTCAAAGAG TTGGAGCAGTGCAGAGCTTCTCTCTCAGCCGCAGAGGAGAGCCGAGACCAGGTGAGGCGGGACCTGCTGGAGGCCGATTGTCGCCTGAGCCAAACTCAGGAGGCGTCGGAAAGCTACAGGAGAGAGATGATGGAGCTGCGCCGGAACCTCAGCGACGTCACCAAGGAGAGGGACGCCCTGAGCCAGTCAAACACTCAGCTGAGAGGAACGGTGCGCAGCTCAGAGACTGAGAGGATCAG tgtgaaACGACAGTGTGAGGAGAAGGAGCAGAGGCTGGCTgtgctggaggaaaacctgtctTCCTCTCAGAAAGAAGTGACTGAGCTGCGCAGCTGCCTGAGAGAGGTCGAAAGGTCACGCCTGGAGGCTCGGCGGGAGCTGCAGGAGCTCCGCAGACAG TTGAAAGTTCTGGATGTAGAGAAGGAGCAAAAAGGGAGGGAGGTGGCAGAGCTGCAGACCCGTCTGGTTCTGGAGGAGCAAAGAGATGAGGAGAGAGGGAAGGACGTCTTCTCCCTCAAACAGAAGCTCACTGAAGCTGAAACTACCAGAGATTCCATCAGGAAGGag CTTTCTCTGACTCAGAGGTGTCTGATGGAGTCTGAGTCAGGCTGGCGCAGCTGTGAGAGAGATCTGACAGCTCAGCTACAAGAGGCTCGCGGCTGTGAGAAGAAGCTCCAGGACGAAGTCAAGAACCTGTCACTGCGCGCTCAGGCTGCCCATGATGCCGCCGCTCAGTCCGGCCTGCAGCTGAGCGAGGCGCAGGGCCGGCTGTCCGCCACCGAGGCGGAGCTCACCCGAGCCGAGGCCGCAAGAAGGGATCTGGAGTTTCGCCTGAACAACCTCCAGTCCGCGCTGACGCGAACGCTGGGCATCGGGGCGAGTGGCAGGGGTTGTAGGGGGCGGAGCCCGGGAGGCAGCTCCACGTCGCCCGGCAGCATGTCGCGCCACCACAGCATCTCGCCGCTGCGCTCCTCACTGTCGCCACCGAAAg CAGAATTTCGGGGAAGCACCCCAGACAACACTTTAGGTTCGGGGGCTGTTTCTCCTGAAAGATGCGACACGCCGCTGCCTCAATCAGAACTCGACCCTGATTCCCTGAGAAGCGGCCTTAGAGACTTCCTCCAGGAGCTGCGAGATACACAAAGAGAAAAG gaTGATGCTCGTTGTCAGCTGGGCGTCCTGCAGCgggagctggaggagctgaagggGGAACGGGGCTCTGCTCAGAGTCGCTTCTCTCAGCTGCAGAGCACCTTCCAGGAGATCCAAGAAG TGAAGCGTGGGCTGGATGAGCGTCTGACCACCACTCAGattctgctgcagcagcaggaggaggcgGTGAGGagaggagacagagagaggagaGCTCTCTCCGACCGGGTTATGGAGTTAGAACGatctctgcaggcctcagaaacagataaaaaacacaCTCAG GATCAGCTGAACAAGCAGCGAGCGGCTGAGGCCCGTGTGGAAGCGGAGAGGAAGCGCCTGCGGGAGGCGTTAGAGGCAGCTGAAGCTCGGGCCACCAGGGTGGAGCTGGGAAGGCGCAGCCTGgagggggagctgcagagactcaAACTGAGTCTGGGAGACCGTGAGGGCGAGAGCCAGGCGTCCCAGCAGCGGCACGACACCCTGATGAAACAG GTTGCAGAGGGAGAAGCTCATGTTTCCCAGCTGCAGAGGGAGGTGGACCGGCTGAGCCAGACCGTTCTAAAAGGTCAGGAAGTTGAATCTGCTCTCAAGGAGAAGGCCACGTCCCTCAACCAGACGCTTCAGGAGGTGACGGCCTCCTACACTAGCACGCAGAGCCGTCTGGTCACCCTGCAGAAGACACTCAGTTCGGCTGAGCAGGACAAAAGGCTCCTACAG GAGCGACTGGATGAAGTACGGGCAGCTCTGGCTGATGGAAAGAGAAACATGGTCACCCTTACTGAGCGTGTACAGAACCTGCAGAGTGACCTGAGCCAGAGTGAGCTGCGGCGGGAAGAGCTGGAGGTCGAGCTCAGCAGCACTCAGGAG ACCCTGCGTCAACATTCGGCCAGTCTTGTGGAGGCTCAGCGGAGCGCTCAGTTGGCCCAGACGGAGCGGGCCGTCGTAGAGGAGCGGCTGCGTGCGCTGCAGAGAGCGGTAGCCTTGTTAGAGACAGAAAAGAAGGACGCTGAGAGGCAGACAGTGAGGCTGGAGAAAGACAAGAACGCATTGAGAAACACGCTGGATAAG GTTGAACGCCAAAAGCTGAAGTCCGAGGAGGGCAGCATGCGTCTTTCTGCGGAGAAGGGCCGTCTGGATCGCTCACTGAACACTGCAGAGCAGGAACTTCAGGAAGCACAACAGCAGATACTGATGCTGCAG ACCCAGCTGGCTGAGATGGAGCACTCGCACAGTCTGTGTGAGAGTTTGGTGCAGCAACGTGACGAGGTCCAGCGGGAGGCTGAGAGGATGAGGAGCAGCCTCCGGGATGCTGAGCGAACGCTGGGTACGAGGGAGCGAGCTCACCGGCACCGGGTCAAAGGGCTGGAAGAACAG GTGTCCACTCTGAaggagcagctgcagcaggagaTGAAGCGACGGCAGCCGTCTCTCCCACCATCGTTACTGTCAAACTGA